A stretch of the Bordetella genomosp. 8 genome encodes the following:
- a CDS encoding type II toxin-antitoxin system VapB family antitoxin — protein MRTTIALDDDLLSKAQAYTGLEEKTALVREALKALIQREAAKRLIALGGSQPGVEAAPRRRQGTE, from the coding sequence ATGCGAACCACAATCGCACTCGATGACGATCTTCTATCCAAGGCACAAGCCTACACCGGCCTCGAAGAGAAAACGGCGCTGGTACGTGAAGCACTCAAGGCCCTGATCCAGCGCGAAGCGGCCAAGCGGCTTATCGCCCTGGGCGGAAGCCAACCCGGCGTTGAAGCCGCCCCGCGCCGTCGGCAGG
- a CDS encoding CysB family HTH-type transcriptional regulator: protein MNLQQFRFVRETIRRDFNLTEAARMLYTSQPGVSKAIIEFEDELGVKIFERHGKRIKGLTKPGLAVSQVIDRIMREVDNLKKVSDEFARRDEGGLIIACTHTQARYLLPRVIPAFRRQFPKVHLSLAEGSPGQLAEMVLHEQADLAIATESLALTPGLATLPCYTWEHTVVVRPDHPLAELTSSEAKRLTLQQLAAYPLVTYDRAFTGRTTIDEVFASQGVHPDIVLEAIDADVIKTYVDVGLGIGIIAGVAYDPRRDSNLVGLPVGHLFGTHTTRVGIKAGVFLRDYVYTFIEMLSPGLNRQVVTEAVQGVE, encoded by the coding sequence ATGAACCTGCAACAGTTCCGCTTTGTGCGCGAGACCATACGCCGCGACTTCAACCTGACGGAAGCCGCGCGCATGCTGTACACGTCGCAACCCGGCGTCTCCAAGGCCATCATCGAGTTCGAGGATGAACTCGGAGTCAAGATATTCGAACGCCACGGCAAGCGCATCAAGGGCCTGACCAAGCCCGGCCTGGCGGTATCGCAGGTGATCGACCGCATCATGCGCGAAGTCGACAACCTGAAGAAGGTCAGCGACGAGTTCGCGCGGCGGGACGAAGGCGGCCTGATCATCGCCTGCACGCATACGCAGGCGCGCTATCTGTTGCCGCGCGTGATTCCGGCGTTTCGCCGGCAGTTTCCCAAGGTGCACCTGTCGCTGGCCGAAGGCAGTCCCGGCCAATTGGCCGAAATGGTGCTGCACGAGCAGGCCGACCTGGCCATCGCCACGGAATCGCTGGCCCTGACGCCGGGGCTGGCGACGCTGCCTTGCTATACCTGGGAACATACGGTGGTCGTGCGGCCTGATCATCCGCTCGCGGAGCTGACGTCCAGCGAGGCCAAGCGCCTGACCCTGCAACAACTGGCGGCCTATCCGCTGGTGACCTATGACCGCGCCTTTACCGGACGGACCACCATCGACGAGGTCTTCGCCTCGCAAGGCGTGCATCCGGATATCGTGCTGGAAGCCATCGACGCCGACGTGATCAAGACCTATGTCGACGTCGGGCTGGGCATCGGCATCATCGCGGGCGTGGCCTATGACCCGCGCCGCGACAGCAACCTGGTGGGCCTGCCGGTGGGACACTTGTTCGGCACGCACACGACGCGGGTGGGGATCAAGGCGGGCGTGTTCCTGCGCGACTACGTCTACACCTTCATCGAGATGCTGTCGCCGGGGCTGAACCGGCAGGTCGTGACGGAAGCGGTGCAGGGCGTGGAGTAA
- a CDS encoding DUF2325 domain-containing protein gives MSTALSAVVVGADRLGNIPDLLKGHNIAITHHISGRDPSHQKRGLALPTGTQLVILLTDFLGHNVMKTFRQSAQRSGIRVVACRRSVCSMQQALAQCGLCGRGASAAS, from the coding sequence ATGTCGACGGCACTTAGCGCAGTGGTGGTGGGCGCGGACCGGCTGGGCAATATTCCGGATCTGCTCAAGGGACACAATATCGCGATCACGCATCACATCAGCGGCCGCGATCCTTCCCATCAGAAACGCGGGCTGGCGCTGCCCACGGGTACGCAGCTGGTGATTCTGCTGACCGACTTTCTCGGTCACAACGTAATGAAGACGTTCCGCCAATCCGCGCAGCGTTCCGGCATCCGCGTGGTGGCCTGCCGCCGGTCGGTGTGCAGCATGCAGCAGGCGCTGGCGCAATGCGGCTTGTGCGGCCGTGGGGCGAGCGCGGCGTCGTAA
- a CDS encoding glycosyltransferase: MRLVRPWGERGVVTSRIWRCIRDRNGCPTAHAWFSSTAWLGYDTVLHTGNTRAQRLEPSADHRYRRHISMPGMPGPPQADPLALDALIEQCRCRVARDPRDASAHLDLAEALLLSGRLAEGWPEYEWRYGLPGVPSPMPIAEGRPQWDGSPMPHGTLVLVADQGYGDVIQFCRYIPAVRSRCSNVTVACSPEMLPIVTQMAPAARCVTRWSDIGAFDAWCPLSGLPMRFGTVLETVPASAAYLKADPARVAAWRKGLDELLPSRFWRIGLVWAGRPTHRHDARRSLRLAQLAPLADLPDVALVALQLGPAQQEIDGYRGAAPLVNAGGALGDFGETMAAIACLDHVVSVDTAPAHLAGALGCPVSLLLAHMPDWRWLSDRRDTPWYPAMSLYRQPAPGRWDPAIAAVARDLAGR; encoded by the coding sequence ATGCGGCTTGTGCGGCCGTGGGGCGAGCGCGGCGTCGTAACGTCCCGAATCTGGCGGTGCATTCGTGATCGGAACGGTTGCCCGACCGCACATGCGTGGTTCAGCAGTACGGCATGGCTCGGCTACGATACGGTATTACACACCGGCAATACCCGAGCTCAACGCCTCGAGCCGTCGGCCGACCATCGATACAGACGACACATCTCCATGCCGGGCATGCCAGGCCCCCCGCAAGCCGACCCACTCGCGCTGGACGCACTGATCGAGCAGTGCCGGTGCCGGGTGGCCCGCGATCCGCGCGATGCGTCAGCGCATCTGGATCTTGCCGAAGCACTGCTGTTGTCTGGCCGGTTGGCGGAAGGCTGGCCGGAATACGAATGGCGATACGGGCTGCCCGGCGTGCCATCGCCCATGCCAATTGCCGAGGGCCGACCCCAATGGGACGGCTCGCCCATGCCGCATGGAACCCTGGTGCTGGTGGCGGACCAGGGTTATGGCGACGTGATCCAGTTCTGCCGCTACATTCCTGCGGTCAGGTCGCGTTGTTCAAACGTGACGGTGGCGTGCAGCCCCGAGATGCTGCCGATCGTCACGCAAATGGCGCCGGCCGCCCGCTGCGTGACCCGCTGGAGCGATATCGGCGCTTTCGATGCATGGTGTCCGCTGTCGGGCCTTCCCATGCGATTTGGCACCGTGCTGGAGACCGTACCGGCGTCCGCCGCGTATCTGAAGGCGGATCCGGCGCGGGTGGCCGCGTGGCGCAAAGGCCTGGACGAACTGCTACCCAGCCGTTTTTGGCGCATCGGGCTGGTGTGGGCCGGCCGTCCTACACACCGACACGATGCCCGGCGCTCGCTGCGCCTGGCGCAATTGGCGCCGCTGGCAGATCTGCCGGATGTGGCGCTGGTGGCGCTGCAACTGGGGCCCGCGCAGCAGGAGATCGACGGCTATCGCGGCGCGGCGCCGCTGGTCAACGCCGGCGGGGCCTTGGGCGACTTCGGCGAGACAATGGCCGCCATCGCTTGCCTGGATCATGTCGTTTCAGTCGATACCGCGCCGGCGCATCTGGCCGGCGCCCTCGGATGCCCGGTGTCGCTGCTGCTTGCGCATATGCCGGACTGGCGCTGGTTGTCAGATCGGCGCGATACGCCGTGGTATCCGGCCATGTCCCTGTACCGCCAACCCGCGCCGGGACGATGGGACCCTGCGATCGCCGCCGTGGCGCGGGATCTCGCGGGCCGCTGA
- a CDS encoding C40 family peptidase: protein MQRYDYRTLSFYRFLARQGRALRIGGIMAAMAILAGCANTGAQRDTAYTGFDQDAYDAAWTTADADDPIGMLLAQKLRRGGSRTASYPGSSATTDNTMLAGEALNYLGIRYRSGGGTPSTGFDCSGLVGYVAEQSLGLKLPRTAAEMFQVGTPVARNDLQVGDLVFFNTMGRRYSHVGIYLGEDRFVHSPSKGGVVRIERMDMAYWNARYNGARRIDTTLVASARAQR from the coding sequence ATGCAACGATACGACTACCGCACGCTATCCTTTTATCGTTTTCTAGCCAGGCAGGGCCGCGCCCTGCGCATCGGCGGCATCATGGCCGCCATGGCCATCCTGGCGGGCTGCGCCAACACCGGCGCCCAGCGCGACACCGCCTACACCGGCTTTGACCAGGACGCCTACGACGCCGCCTGGACCACCGCCGACGCCGACGATCCCATCGGCATGCTGCTGGCGCAGAAGCTGCGCCGCGGCGGCAGCCGCACCGCCAGCTATCCCGGCAGCAGCGCCACCACCGACAACACCATGCTCGCGGGCGAGGCGCTGAATTACCTTGGCATCCGCTACCGCTCCGGCGGCGGCACGCCCAGCACCGGTTTCGATTGCAGCGGTCTGGTCGGCTACGTCGCCGAACAATCGCTGGGCCTGAAGCTGCCGCGCACCGCGGCCGAAATGTTCCAGGTCGGCACGCCGGTGGCGCGCAACGACCTGCAGGTCGGCGACCTGGTGTTCTTCAATACCATGGGCCGCCGCTACTCCCACGTCGGCATCTATCTTGGCGAAGATCGCTTCGTGCATTCGCCCAGCAAGGGCGGCGTGGTACGCATCGAGCGCATGGACATGGCTTACTGGAACGCGCGCTACAACGGCGCCCGCCGCATCGACACGACGCTGGTGGCATCGGCCCGCGCGCAACGCTAG